One genomic window of Hymenobacter sp. J193 includes the following:
- the rsmI gene encoding 16S rRNA (cytidine(1402)-2'-O)-methyltransferase: protein MAETPAPTLLYLVPTPIGNLEDITLRAIRVLGEVDTVLAEDTRTSGRLLQHLGFKKPMLSYHLHNEHQQVQRLLERLERGETMALVSDAGTPGISDPGFLLVRECLARGLKVECLPGATALVPALLKSGFGAERFTFEGFLPVKKGRQTRLRELIPETRTMIFYESPHRIVKTLEQLAEVLGPERPASVSRELTKLFEETVTLPLAELAANFSARPAIKGEIVLVVQGRKEERSKETHRADD, encoded by the coding sequence ATGGCTGAAACTCCTGCGCCCACCTTGCTCTACCTCGTGCCCACGCCCATCGGCAACCTGGAGGATATTACCCTGCGGGCCATCCGGGTGCTGGGCGAGGTAGACACCGTGCTGGCCGAAGATACCCGCACCAGCGGCCGGCTCCTCCAGCATCTGGGGTTCAAAAAGCCCATGCTCAGCTACCATCTGCACAACGAGCACCAGCAGGTGCAGCGCCTGCTGGAACGGCTGGAGCGCGGCGAAACCATGGCCCTGGTATCCGACGCGGGCACGCCCGGCATTTCTGACCCCGGCTTTCTGCTGGTGCGTGAGTGCCTGGCCCGGGGCCTGAAAGTGGAGTGCCTGCCCGGCGCTACGGCCCTGGTGCCGGCTCTGCTGAAATCGGGGTTTGGGGCCGAGCGGTTTACGTTTGAGGGCTTTCTGCCGGTGAAGAAAGGCCGGCAGACCCGTCTGCGCGAGCTGATACCGGAAACCCGGACTATGATTTTCTACGAGTCGCCGCACCGCATTGTGAAGACGCTGGAGCAGCTGGCCGAGGTGCTGGGGCCCGAGCGGCCCGCATCGGTGAGCCGGGAGCTAACCAAGCTGTTCGAGGAAACCGTGACCCTTCCCCTGGCCGAGCTGGCGGCCAACTTTTCCGCCCGGCCCGCCATCAAAGGCGAAATTGTGCTGGTGGTGCAGGGCCGCAAAGAAGAACGCAGTAAAGAAACCCATCGTGCCGACGACTAA
- a CDS encoding 4a-hydroxytetrahydrobiopterin dehydratase — protein MWTELDNALTCTFRFKDFQTAFSFMTDVAEEAEFQGHHPWWSNEYQVVSFRLCTHDAGRTITEKDRQLAAAIDTLAVAYKGEALAGAEVV, from the coding sequence ATGTGGACTGAACTCGACAACGCCCTTACCTGCACGTTCCGCTTCAAGGACTTTCAAACCGCCTTCAGCTTCATGACCGACGTGGCCGAGGAGGCCGAGTTTCAGGGGCATCATCCGTGGTGGAGCAACGAGTACCAAGTGGTTTCCTTTCGCCTGTGCACCCACGATGCCGGCCGCACCATCACCGAGAAGGACCGGCAGCTCGCGGCGGCTATTGATACGCTGGCGGTGGCTTATAAAGGTGAAGCGCTGGCGGGCGCGGAGGTGGTCTAG
- a CDS encoding NADAR family protein: MASAATPEIRSVEQLLAQLAAGYSVKYLYFWGHTAKPGATVGKECFSQWYPAPFTLASETYATTEHYMMAEKARLFDDEPTRQAILGSRHPQEAKKLGRQIKNFDEARWNAARFGIVVTGNEAKFGQHPALQDFLLGTAPRVLVEASPVDAIWGIGLAQDDPKAADPAQWAGLNLLGFALMEVRMRLSA; encoded by the coding sequence ATGGCTTCTGCTGCAACTCCCGAAATCCGTTCCGTTGAGCAGTTGCTCGCGCAGCTAGCGGCCGGCTATTCAGTCAAATACCTGTACTTCTGGGGGCATACGGCCAAGCCCGGAGCCACCGTCGGCAAAGAGTGCTTCAGCCAGTGGTACCCGGCGCCTTTCACCCTGGCCAGCGAAACGTACGCCACCACCGAGCATTATATGATGGCCGAGAAAGCGCGCCTGTTCGACGATGAGCCCACGCGCCAGGCCATTCTGGGTTCCCGGCATCCGCAGGAAGCCAAAAAGCTGGGCCGCCAAATCAAAAACTTCGACGAAGCCCGGTGGAATGCGGCCCGCTTTGGTATCGTCGTGACGGGCAACGAAGCCAAGTTCGGGCAGCATCCAGCCTTGCAGGATTTTCTGCTGGGTACCGCCCCACGGGTTCTGGTAGAAGCCAGCCCGGTGGACGCCATCTGGGGAATCGGGCTGGCGCAGGACGACCCCAAGGCAGCCGATCCGGCGCAGTGGGCAGGCCTCAACCTGCTCGGGTTTGCCCTGATGGAGGTTCGGATGCGGCTTAGCGCATAA
- a CDS encoding metallophosphoesterase family protein produces MARFVTTDLHGCLRTLRRALEEVIRFSPRDELYVLGDYVNKGPDSCGVLDYLMQLQALGMAVHCLRGNHDQELLDAAHGRTAALWASAADRELTLRSFGVAQATDIPAPYLRWLDALPYEFDLPDFVLVHAGFDFRQAPEQMRRDYQSMMNIKQFTFDASRLQGKRLVHGHVPTPTAEAQHLANTHAQVLKLDTGCVYRHNPELAQLSVLNLDTFTLHLVPNCELPYPIARRPS; encoded by the coding sequence ATGGCCCGTTTTGTGACCACCGACCTGCACGGCTGCCTGCGCACGTTGCGCCGCGCGCTGGAGGAAGTAATCCGGTTTTCGCCCCGCGACGAGCTGTACGTGCTGGGCGACTACGTGAACAAGGGCCCCGACAGCTGCGGCGTGCTGGACTACCTGATGCAGCTGCAGGCCTTGGGTATGGCCGTCCACTGCCTGCGCGGCAACCACGACCAGGAATTGCTTGATGCCGCTCACGGCCGCACGGCTGCCCTGTGGGCCTCGGCCGCCGACCGGGAGCTGACGTTGCGCAGCTTCGGCGTGGCGCAGGCCACCGATATCCCGGCGCCTTACCTGCGCTGGCTCGATGCCCTCCCCTACGAGTTCGACCTGCCCGACTTTGTGCTGGTACACGCCGGCTTTGATTTCCGCCAGGCGCCGGAGCAGATGCGGCGGGACTATCAGAGCATGATGAACATCAAGCAGTTTACCTTCGATGCCTCACGGTTGCAGGGCAAGCGCCTCGTGCATGGCCACGTGCCCACGCCCACCGCAGAAGCGCAGCACCTGGCCAATACGCACGCCCAGGTGCTGAAACTGGATACCGGCTGCGTGTATCGCCATAACCCCGAATTGGCCCAACTCAGCGTGCTGAACCTAGACACGTTCACGCTGCACCTTGTGCCTAACTGCGAGCTGCCCTACCCCATTGCGCGCCGGCCGAGCTAG
- a CDS encoding T9SS type A sorting domain-containing protein, producing the protein MKQFSSRTFYGRRPARRLPATRWALLAGLLLLLLLARTGRAQGIIVRTVGSGGEFATINEALRNTSGAEAYELQLLDGTFTEDVTITQAFPAGAPLTIKPAAGSTVVWEGTLALEDGAANVTVDGHNGTTARALTLRQPDAARPTLQFAHDAQAITVRDLIIQGSNASSLSGVVVIGSGTTSGHKELHLIGNQIGNVPTGSAPVNLIYAANATAGTLNEQITIRKNELLNFTGTGLAVQAGNGGNWTITENSFYYNLSATPTSAQRAIDFQPGAASDGNSITLNTIGGRTATATGIWDNTGINDFQAIVVSCGSGTGAAANVLSNNTIRNITLSRQNTEQSLTAILVEGGRVELTANVISGLANSGTKGVNSLISRGNVVLSDFAVSSGQIMAVERGTLHVLNNLTNSGILNHTGGNMLVEGNFTNNGTFAQTQGDLEVKGDMTNRNIFNCTTGAVKLTGSRDQKVSGGTYFNLEVNGTGTKTLTGNMTVYNGIQMTQGILNTGAFLISVGPLANVVETDASYILGKVEASGREPEAGKAEDFGNIGLVFTPQFGSVLPGFMTVVRTTGTAVSGQIQRYFDVNADVASGLTASMVIKYLPHEIGTLNMSKLEFLQSTNNGGDWTAEGISNSTTNMAELDKVTSLGRWTLGVFDKPLPVTLTAFSARADGGNAVVSWSTATEIDNHGFGVEVSADGRTFRTLGFVPAAGRGQQYRFVDTEKQKTGVRYYRLRQEDTNGRITHTEARSLAFGPASLTLAAYPNPFAGDLELRLSSPLAATAVLRLVDGLGRTVWTATRALQPGTNQLTAAPACAAGTYVLEATLNGQVLRQRVVRR; encoded by the coding sequence ATGAAACAGTTTTCCTCGCGCACTTTCTACGGCCGGCGGCCGGCCCGTCGGCTGCCCGCCACCCGCTGGGCTTTGTTGGCGGGCCTGCTCCTGCTGTTGCTGCTGGCCCGCACGGGGCGTGCCCAGGGCATAATAGTACGCACCGTGGGGTCGGGCGGAGAGTTTGCCACCATCAACGAAGCGCTACGGAACACCTCGGGTGCAGAGGCTTACGAGTTGCAGCTGCTGGACGGCACCTTTACCGAGGACGTAACCATCACGCAGGCTTTCCCGGCCGGTGCGCCGCTCACTATCAAGCCCGCAGCAGGTAGCACCGTGGTGTGGGAAGGCACGCTGGCGCTGGAAGATGGGGCTGCAAATGTGACAGTGGATGGCCACAACGGCACCACGGCCCGCGCCCTCACCCTGCGCCAGCCCGACGCGGCCCGCCCCACGCTGCAGTTTGCCCATGATGCGCAGGCTATTACCGTCCGGGACCTTATTATCCAGGGCAGCAACGCCAGCAGCTTGAGCGGAGTTGTAGTGATTGGCTCCGGCACTACTTCGGGCCACAAGGAGCTGCACCTCATCGGTAACCAGATTGGCAACGTGCCCACGGGCAGCGCGCCCGTAAACCTCATTTACGCGGCCAACGCCACAGCCGGCACGCTCAACGAGCAGATAACCATCCGCAAAAATGAGTTGCTCAATTTCACGGGCACCGGCCTGGCCGTACAGGCTGGCAACGGCGGGAACTGGACTATTACCGAAAACAGCTTCTACTACAACCTGTCGGCGACGCCAACTTCGGCCCAGCGCGCCATCGATTTTCAGCCCGGCGCGGCTTCCGATGGCAATAGCATCACCTTGAACACCATTGGCGGGCGCACGGCTACCGCTACCGGCATCTGGGACAACACCGGCATCAACGACTTCCAGGCTATTGTGGTGAGCTGCGGCTCGGGCACGGGTGCTGCGGCCAACGTACTCAGCAACAACACCATTCGCAACATCACGCTGAGCCGCCAGAACACCGAGCAGTCACTGACGGCTATTCTTGTAGAAGGCGGCCGGGTGGAGCTGACCGCCAACGTAATTTCCGGCCTGGCCAACAGCGGTACAAAGGGCGTGAACAGCCTGATCAGCCGGGGTAACGTGGTGCTGAGCGACTTTGCGGTGAGCAGCGGCCAGATTATGGCCGTGGAGCGCGGCACGCTGCACGTACTTAATAACCTAACGAACAGCGGCATCCTCAACCACACCGGCGGCAACATGCTGGTGGAAGGCAACTTCACCAACAACGGCACCTTCGCCCAAACCCAGGGTGACCTAGAAGTGAAGGGCGACATGACCAACCGCAACATCTTCAACTGCACCACCGGCGCCGTAAAGCTTACCGGCAGCCGCGACCAGAAAGTAAGCGGCGGTACTTACTTCAACCTGGAAGTAAACGGTACCGGCACCAAAACCCTTACGGGCAATATGACGGTGTACAACGGTATTCAGATGACGCAGGGTATTCTCAACACTGGTGCTTTCCTCATTAGCGTAGGGCCGCTGGCCAACGTAGTGGAAACCGATGCCAGCTACATCCTGGGGAAAGTAGAAGCCTCGGGCCGGGAGCCGGAAGCCGGGAAAGCCGAAGACTTTGGCAACATTGGCCTGGTATTTACGCCCCAGTTCGGCTCCGTGCTGCCAGGCTTTATGACGGTAGTGCGCACTACGGGCACCGCTGTATCCGGCCAGATCCAGCGGTACTTCGATGTGAATGCCGATGTAGCCAGCGGTCTGACGGCCTCCATGGTTATCAAATACCTGCCGCACGAAATCGGCACGCTGAATATGAGCAAGCTGGAATTCCTGCAGTCTACCAACAACGGGGGCGACTGGACTGCCGAAGGCATAAGCAACAGCACGACGAACATGGCCGAGCTGGACAAGGTAACGAGCCTGGGCCGCTGGACGCTGGGTGTTTTCGACAAGCCGCTGCCAGTCACCCTCACGGCCTTCTCGGCCCGCGCCGATGGGGGCAACGCGGTAGTATCCTGGTCTACCGCCACGGAAATCGACAATCATGGCTTCGGGGTGGAGGTGTCGGCGGATGGACGGACGTTCCGCACGCTGGGCTTTGTGCCGGCCGCCGGCCGCGGGCAGCAGTACCGCTTCGTGGATACCGAAAAGCAAAAAACCGGCGTGCGCTACTACCGCCTGCGCCAGGAAGATACCAACGGCCGCATCACCCACACCGAGGCCCGCAGCCTCGCGTTTGGCCCGGCCAGCCTGACGCTGGCCGCTTACCCCAACCCCTTCGCCGGGGACCTGGAGCTGCGCCTGTCCTCGCCGCTGGCCGCTACCGCCGTGCTGCGCCTGGTAGATGGCCTGGGCCGCACCGTATGGACCGCTACCCGCGCCCTGCAGCCCGGCACCAACCAGCTGACTGCCGCCCCAGCGTGCGCCGCCGGCACCTATGTGCTGGAAGCCACGCTGAACGGCCAAGTGCTGCGCCAGCGCGTAGTACGCCGGTAG
- the glyA gene encoding serine hydroxymethyltransferase has translation METKAPALAQDTAVFDLIRQEKERQTHGIELIASENYVSEQVMRAQGSILTNKYAEGLPGKRYYGGCEIVDQIEQLAIDRAKELFGVEWVNVQPHSGAQANAAVMLAVLNPGDKILGFDLSHGGHLTHGSPVNFSGKLYQPSFYGVEPETGLIDWQKVKETARREQPKLIICGASAYSRDWDYKALREAADEVGALLLADISHPSGLIAKGLLNNPFEHCHIVTTTTHKTLRGPRGGLIMLGRDFENPFGLKTPKGELRMMSALLDSGVFPGTQGGPLEHVIGAKAVAFGEALSDAYTDYTQQIIRNAQALAKGFTDRGYSIISGGTDNHLMLIDLRSKGLTGKLAENTLIKADITINKNMVPFDDKSPFVTSGMRIGSAAVTTRGLKEADMTRIVEFIDDVLMHHADEAHLLRVRGQVNEWMQQYPLFA, from the coding sequence ATGGAAACCAAAGCCCCCGCACTTGCTCAGGACACTGCTGTGTTCGATCTTATTCGTCAGGAAAAAGAGCGCCAGACGCACGGTATTGAACTCATTGCCTCCGAAAACTATGTCTCGGAGCAGGTGATGCGGGCTCAGGGCTCCATCCTGACCAATAAATACGCCGAGGGACTACCCGGCAAGCGCTACTACGGTGGCTGCGAAATTGTTGACCAGATTGAGCAGTTGGCTATCGACCGGGCCAAAGAGCTGTTTGGGGTAGAATGGGTGAACGTGCAGCCGCACTCCGGCGCCCAGGCCAACGCCGCCGTAATGCTGGCCGTACTGAACCCCGGCGACAAAATTCTGGGCTTCGACCTTTCGCACGGCGGCCACCTTACCCACGGCTCGCCCGTCAACTTTTCGGGCAAGCTCTACCAGCCGTCATTCTACGGGGTGGAGCCCGAAACCGGCCTTATCGACTGGCAGAAGGTAAAAGAAACCGCCCGCCGCGAGCAGCCCAAGCTCATCATCTGCGGGGCCTCGGCTTACTCCCGCGACTGGGACTACAAAGCCCTGCGCGAAGCCGCCGACGAAGTGGGTGCCCTGCTGCTGGCCGATATTTCGCACCCCTCGGGCCTGATTGCCAAAGGCTTGCTCAACAACCCCTTCGAGCACTGCCATATTGTAACCACCACCACGCACAAAACCCTGCGCGGCCCGCGCGGCGGCCTCATCATGCTGGGCCGGGACTTTGAAAACCCTTTCGGGCTGAAAACCCCCAAAGGCGAGCTGCGGATGATGTCGGCGCTGCTGGACTCAGGCGTATTCCCCGGCACCCAGGGCGGGCCGCTGGAGCACGTTATCGGGGCTAAGGCCGTAGCGTTTGGCGAAGCCCTGAGTGATGCTTACACGGATTATACCCAGCAGATTATCCGCAACGCCCAGGCGCTGGCCAAAGGCTTCACGGACCGCGGCTACAGCATCATTTCGGGCGGCACCGACAACCACCTCATGCTCATCGACCTGCGCAGCAAAGGCCTCACCGGCAAGCTGGCCGAAAACACGCTCATCAAGGCCGACATCACCATCAACAAAAACATGGTGCCTTTCGACGATAAGTCGCCCTTCGTGACCAGCGGCATGCGCATCGGCTCGGCTGCCGTAACGACGCGGGGCCTGAAGGAAGCCGATATGACGCGCATCGTGGAGTTTATCGACGACGTACTGATGCACCACGCCGACGAGGCACACCTGCTGCGCGTGCGGGGCCAGGTAAACGAGTGGATGCAGCAGTATCCGCTGTTTGCTTAA
- the tatC gene encoding twin-arginine translocase subunit TatC gives MNTESSQPGTQQEMSFIDHLEALRWHIIRAAIAVVVFTIAAFLAKDFLFHDLILGPSRADFWTYRTFNQVGEWLGATALHMDKPTFDLQNRQMSGQLTMHISTSFVVGLALGFPYTFWELWRFIRPGLYPHEQANSRGAVFFVSVLFILGLLFGYFVAAPLSINFLASYQLDATIENQIDLQSYISTLTTMSLSCAFVFELPMIVFFLAKAGLITHEIMRVYRKHAIVVILVVAAVITPPDVSAQIIVTIPIILLYEVSIHIARVVRRNSTRRLNEQLAQNQGVS, from the coding sequence TTGAATACTGAATCATCCCAGCCGGGCACCCAGCAGGAAATGTCTTTCATCGACCACCTGGAGGCCCTGCGCTGGCACATTATCCGGGCGGCTATTGCGGTGGTCGTCTTTACCATTGCGGCGTTTCTGGCGAAGGACTTCCTGTTTCATGACCTGATTCTGGGGCCTTCGCGCGCCGACTTCTGGACCTACCGCACCTTCAACCAGGTAGGTGAGTGGCTGGGGGCTACTGCCCTGCACATGGATAAGCCCACCTTTGACCTGCAAAATCGCCAGATGAGCGGGCAGCTGACCATGCATATCAGCACCTCGTTTGTGGTGGGGCTTGCGCTGGGCTTCCCCTATACGTTCTGGGAACTGTGGCGCTTTATCCGGCCAGGGCTTTACCCGCATGAGCAGGCCAACTCGCGGGGGGCGGTGTTCTTTGTGTCGGTACTGTTTATTCTGGGGCTATTGTTCGGCTACTTCGTGGCGGCTCCGCTCAGCATCAACTTTCTGGCGTCTTACCAGCTCGACGCCACCATCGAAAACCAGATTGACCTGCAGAGCTACATCAGTACGCTCACCACCATGTCTCTCTCGTGCGCCTTTGTGTTTGAGCTGCCCATGATAGTGTTCTTCCTGGCCAAAGCCGGGCTGATTACCCACGAAATCATGCGCGTGTACCGTAAGCACGCCATTGTGGTTATTCTGGTAGTGGCTGCCGTCATCACTCCACCCGATGTTTCGGCCCAGATTATCGTCACCATCCCCATCATTCTGCTCTACGAAGTCAGTATTCACATTGCCCGCGTGGTGCGCCGCAATAGCACCCGGCGCCTCAACGAGCAGCTGGCTCAGAATCAGGGAGTCAGTTAA
- the rpiB gene encoding ribose 5-phosphate isomerase B: MKTLAIGADHAGFAYKEMLKTWLVEQGYAVRDFGTHSPDSVDYPDYVHPLASAITGGEFEQGILVCGSANGVCITANKHAGIRAAIAWEPELASLARQHNNANVICLPARFVSEEAARAIVTQFLETNFEGGRHQTRVDKINC, translated from the coding sequence ATGAAAACCCTCGCCATTGGGGCCGACCATGCCGGCTTTGCTTACAAGGAGATGTTGAAAACCTGGCTTGTGGAGCAAGGCTACGCGGTACGCGACTTCGGCACCCACTCTCCCGACTCAGTGGACTACCCCGACTATGTGCATCCGCTGGCTTCGGCCATTACCGGCGGCGAGTTTGAGCAGGGAATTCTGGTATGCGGCTCGGCCAATGGGGTGTGCATCACGGCCAACAAGCACGCGGGCATTCGGGCGGCAATTGCCTGGGAACCGGAGCTGGCCTCACTGGCGCGACAGCACAACAACGCCAACGTCATCTGCCTGCCGGCCCGCTTCGTGAGCGAGGAAGCCGCCCGCGCCATCGTAACGCAGTTCCTGGAAACCAACTTCGAGGGCGGACGCCACCAAACCCGCGTGGATAAGATTAATTGTTAA
- a CDS encoding ribosome-binding factor A: protein MESKRQQKFASLLQQELATVFQRDVPHLFTGLAPGISTIRVSPDLGTARVYLSALLAGSGEQLLEQVRDNEKPIRMALAKRVRQQVRVVPALQFFLDDSAAYAARMDEVFGGLSIPSPPSEDDSEPQSPPKRPRLYSDEDEK, encoded by the coding sequence ATGGAAAGCAAACGACAACAGAAATTTGCCAGCTTGTTGCAGCAGGAGCTGGCCACCGTGTTTCAGCGCGACGTGCCCCACCTGTTTACGGGTCTGGCCCCCGGCATCAGCACCATTCGCGTGTCGCCCGACCTGGGCACGGCCCGCGTGTACCTGAGTGCCCTGCTGGCCGGCAGCGGCGAGCAGCTGCTGGAGCAGGTGCGCGACAACGAAAAGCCTATTCGTATGGCCCTGGCCAAGCGCGTGCGCCAGCAGGTGCGCGTGGTGCCGGCCCTGCAGTTTTTCCTCGACGACAGCGCCGCCTACGCCGCCCGCATGGACGAAGTGTTTGGGGGCCTGAGCATCCCGTCTCCCCCTTCCGAAGACGACTCCGAGCCGCAGAGCCCGCCTAAACGCCCCCGCCTCTACTCCGATGAAGACGAAAAGTGA
- a CDS encoding bifunctional 2-polyprenyl-6-hydroxyphenol methylase/3-demethylubiquinol 3-O-methyltransferase UbiG, producing the protein MHYDPIKKTLGQVFNRTPWLRRVFYHLLDLLLLRTWHVHRELRQWAKGRTDESLTILDAGSGYGQYTYWLSGLSRKWQILAVDVKEEQIADSNQFFRQIGRPYVQFAVQDLVLYQEPNTFDLALSVDVMEHILEDVEVFRNIHASLKDGGMLLISTPSDQGGSDVHGDGESSFIEEHVRDGYNIHEIQQKLRTAGFERIEARYSYGEPGQVSWRLSMKYPIQLLGVSRWFFLLLPFYYAVVFPFCLLLNWFDATRIHDSGTGLIVKAWK; encoded by the coding sequence TTGCATTACGACCCGATCAAGAAAACGCTGGGCCAGGTATTCAACCGCACACCCTGGCTGCGGCGCGTGTTTTATCACCTGCTCGACTTACTGCTGCTGCGTACCTGGCACGTCCACCGCGAGCTGCGCCAGTGGGCCAAAGGCCGCACCGATGAGTCCCTCACCATCCTGGATGCCGGCTCCGGCTACGGGCAGTACACCTACTGGCTTTCGGGTCTGAGCCGCAAGTGGCAGATTCTGGCCGTGGATGTGAAGGAAGAGCAGATTGCCGACTCCAACCAGTTTTTTCGCCAGATCGGGCGGCCCTACGTGCAGTTTGCGGTGCAGGATCTGGTACTCTATCAGGAGCCCAACACCTTCGATCTGGCTTTGTCGGTTGACGTGATGGAACACATTCTGGAAGACGTGGAAGTATTCCGCAACATTCACGCCTCCCTCAAGGACGGCGGCATGCTGCTCATTTCAACCCCCTCCGACCAGGGCGGCTCCGACGTCCACGGCGACGGCGAATCCAGCTTTATCGAAGAGCACGTGCGCGACGGGTATAACATCCACGAAATCCAGCAGAAGCTGCGCACGGCCGGCTTCGAGCGAATTGAGGCCCGCTACAGCTACGGCGAGCCGGGCCAGGTTTCGTGGCGCCTGAGCATGAAGTACCCCATTCAGCTGCTGGGCGTGTCGCGCTGGTTTTTCCTGCTGCTGCCGTTCTACTACGCCGTGGTATTTCCCTTCTGTCTGCTTTTGAACTGGTTCGACGCCACCCGCATTCACGATTCCGGCACCGGCCTGATTGTGAAGGCCTGGAAGTAG
- a CDS encoding ABC transporter permease has translation MNVPFLIARRYFLSKKKRNIISIISNISMVGVAVGTMALIIVLSVFNGLEDLVRSLYGKSDPDLKIAAVAGKSFEINEQLLNRIRQVPGVAIVTEVIEDNALLRYHDRQMVVKMKGVSENFFAQSNIDSALVQGDHRLVKDGAEYALVGAGVQHELSIALDNRLSPLQLLYPRNTGKRTLSFNPETAFNEQPILAGGVFLIEQQIDDSYIFVPLNFAQNLLNYGNRRTSLEVKVSESREIDQVQEDVKKALGPKFSVFNSDEQHVSLLKAIKVEKMFVFITFAFILLIASLNIFFSLSMLVIDKRKDVAVLQAMGATSHHIRNIFLFEGAIVAQVGAITGLVLGVTICWLQQTFGLVSMGMATAVVDSYPVKMQAADIALTGLAIVFITIVVSIRPALAASRLDLRDNL, from the coding sequence ATGAACGTTCCGTTCCTCATTGCCCGGCGTTATTTTCTCTCGAAGAAGAAGCGCAACATCATCAGCATTATCTCCAACATTTCGATGGTGGGGGTAGCCGTAGGCACCATGGCCCTGATTATCGTGCTGTCGGTTTTCAACGGCCTCGAAGACTTAGTCCGCTCCCTCTACGGCAAATCGGACCCGGATCTGAAAATTGCGGCAGTGGCGGGCAAGTCCTTCGAGATAAATGAGCAGTTGCTCAACCGTATCCGACAGGTACCGGGCGTGGCCATCGTCACGGAAGTTATTGAGGACAATGCCCTGCTGCGCTACCACGACCGCCAGATGGTGGTAAAAATGAAGGGCGTTTCGGAAAATTTCTTTGCCCAAAGCAACATCGACTCGGCCCTGGTGCAGGGCGACCACCGCTTGGTGAAAGACGGCGCTGAGTATGCCCTGGTAGGCGCCGGGGTGCAGCACGAGCTCAGCATTGCCCTCGACAACCGCCTCTCCCCCCTTCAGCTGCTGTACCCGCGCAATACAGGCAAGCGTACTCTGTCCTTCAACCCCGAAACGGCCTTCAACGAGCAGCCCATTCTGGCCGGCGGCGTGTTCCTGATTGAGCAGCAGATCGACGACAGCTACATTTTCGTGCCCCTTAATTTTGCGCAGAATCTGCTCAACTACGGCAACCGCCGTACCAGCCTAGAAGTAAAAGTGAGCGAGAGCCGCGAAATCGACCAGGTGCAGGAGGACGTAAAAAAGGCCCTGGGCCCGAAATTCTCAGTCTTCAACTCCGACGAGCAGCACGTGAGCTTGCTCAAGGCCATCAAGGTGGAGAAGATGTTCGTGTTCATCACCTTCGCCTTTATCCTGCTGATTGCCTCACTCAATATCTTCTTCTCCCTCTCCATGTTGGTGATTGACAAGCGCAAGGACGTAGCCGTACTTCAGGCTATGGGTGCCACCAGCCACCACATCCGCAACATTTTCCTGTTCGAAGGCGCTATTGTCGCTCAGGTAGGTGCAATTACTGGTCTGGTGCTCGGCGTTACCATCTGCTGGTTGCAGCAAACGTTTGGGCTGGTTTCGATGGGCATGGCCACCGCGGTAGTCGATTCGTACCCCGTGAAGATGCAGGCGGCCGATATTGCCCTCACGGGCCTGGCCATTGTGTTCATCACCATTGTGGTGTCTATCCGGCCGGCACTGGCCGCCTCCCGCCTCGACTTGCGCGATAATCTCTAA